The following proteins come from a genomic window of Mariniflexile sp. TRM1-10:
- a CDS encoding MlaE family ABC transporter permease, which produces MPKKTSQPNNVSSNIPSFIPYIKEKSIQFFIDIANVLGYLKLVSRNFITKKFEFEEFLKQCYQIGNKSVGLISITGIIVGLVLTIQSRPPLVEFGAVAMLPGMVAISIIREMGPVITGLICAGKIGSSMGAELGSMRVSEQIDAMEVSNTNPINFLIIPRVLAATVMIPLLTLYADAIGIFGSWLGINIKDAISLKLFLNQAFNNVDFIDIIPAIIKSFFFGAVIGLVGCYKGYHAGKGTESVGIAANSAVVTASLLLIIVDLIAVQITDLL; this is translated from the coding sequence ATGCCAAAAAAAACAAGTCAACCTAATAATGTATCTTCAAATATTCCATCTTTTATTCCTTATATAAAAGAAAAAAGTATTCAATTTTTTATAGATATAGCAAATGTGCTGGGCTATTTAAAGCTGGTATCAAGAAATTTCATTACCAAAAAGTTTGAGTTTGAAGAGTTTTTAAAACAATGTTATCAAATCGGTAATAAATCGGTTGGTCTCATTTCTATTACCGGTATTATTGTAGGTTTGGTTTTAACCATTCAATCAAGGCCACCACTGGTCGAATTTGGAGCCGTCGCTATGTTGCCGGGGATGGTTGCCATTTCAATCATTCGAGAAATGGGACCTGTAATTACAGGCCTAATTTGTGCAGGAAAGATAGGTTCAAGTATGGGGGCCGAATTAGGTTCTATGCGAGTAAGCGAACAAATTGATGCTATGGAAGTGTCTAATACCAACCCTATAAATTTTTTGATAATCCCCAGGGTTTTGGCAGCTACCGTTATGATTCCATTATTGACACTGTACGCAGACGCCATTGGTATTTTTGGTAGCTGGTTAGGGATAAACATTAAGGATGCCATAAGTTTAAAGTTATTCCTAAACCAAGCCTTTAATAATGTAGATTTTATCGATATCATCCCAGCCATCATAAAATCATTCTTTTTTGGAGCTGTCATTGGTCTGGTTGGATGTTACAAAGGATATCATGCTGGTAAAGGAACAGAAAGTGTGGGAATTGCGGCAAATTCGGCAGTAGTAACCGCATCATTATTACTAATTATTGTAGACTTAATTGCCGTACAAATAACCGATTTATTATAA
- a CDS encoding ATP-binding protein, whose amino-acid sequence MDFKRIYRSSKFYVILLIVAVGLLLFATSMAYKQMMLTQKSAEIMLHTLHVYNALGDLGTHCTKAESEEFRKDLLKSTPFSSVLESYKAEGRAIIDTLRVLTEDSSLQKLRLKLLSDLLDKLNDDLLSLDVVNQQKGKKTFQALELQKIEISKTLNDIRTIRDRMLADEKRFMHNRKANYILHKTLTPALLLGMAFFALVVFVISFFRIYFTKIKVRKSEAFLKSVLANTDNIVNYYEPVFNKNNEITNFKILYANDCNHDYLGLKPDEILDKTILGMYPLHRSYEELKELIQSYNEQSKVIFNREIIIDDKKMWFHSLATPLNGGILVTSRNSTPEEEAKKIELTLKKRLENQNLKLLDNRAFLTNIFKSISDIVMHFKSIRDENDKIIDFEILFTNERISTITRDTAEEIKNKKVSDIYPNLFKSSVFEYLVHAIENDKPIEYEVPFNIGGRNYWFHATAIKLGDGVTVTIRDITDEKEKADKIIQLNEELVIQNSILTDAEHIAKTGSFIWYLDNGTAEISDNFYYMLGYAPKEFEVTYERYRRFVHPDDLDEFDKNEQKALKESYTEETTYRVITKQGAIKYFKTNGQFTLKKGNKVMIGVVQDVTQTIEAEERLLKSNVALKNSNAELESFSRIASHDLQEPLRKIQLFVLRIEDLDGNTLSDKSKEYFRKVTNAATRMQSLIQNLLAYSRIDSSKKDFEKVDLNQVLNKVKDDLVTAINDSNAEVVSDKLPKIKGVVFQIEQLFTNIISNALKYRNMSEPTKIQIKYKKVNAKDVPSLFKTSKKFYHKISFLDNGIGFDSQHAEKIFEVFQRLHQKTEYSGTGIGLAICKKIVENHNGYILAKGSTGIGAEFVVYLPV is encoded by the coding sequence ATGGATTTTAAGCGTATTTATAGATCTTCTAAATTTTATGTCATATTATTGATTGTTGCTGTAGGGTTACTTCTATTTGCAACAAGTATGGCATATAAGCAGATGATGCTTACGCAAAAATCTGCCGAAATAATGCTGCATACCTTGCATGTTTATAATGCACTAGGCGATCTAGGTACACATTGTACCAAAGCCGAGTCTGAGGAGTTTAGAAAAGATTTATTAAAAAGCACGCCTTTTAGCAGTGTCTTGGAGTCTTACAAAGCAGAAGGAAGGGCCATAATCGATACCCTACGGGTATTGACTGAGGATAGTAGTTTACAAAAACTGCGCTTAAAACTATTGTCTGATTTGTTGGATAAATTAAATGACGATCTTTTAAGTTTAGATGTGGTTAATCAGCAAAAAGGCAAAAAGACATTCCAGGCTCTCGAATTACAAAAAATAGAAATCAGTAAAACATTAAACGATATACGAACTATTAGAGATAGAATGCTTGCAGACGAAAAACGTTTTATGCATAATAGGAAAGCTAATTATATTTTACATAAAACCTTAACACCTGCATTGTTATTGGGCATGGCGTTTTTTGCACTTGTAGTATTTGTTATTTCTTTTTTTAGAATATATTTTACCAAAATTAAGGTTAGAAAATCTGAAGCTTTCTTAAAAAGTGTCCTGGCAAATACAGACAATATTGTTAATTACTACGAACCGGTATTTAATAAAAATAACGAAATAACCAATTTCAAAATTCTATATGCAAATGATTGTAACCATGATTATTTGGGTCTTAAACCTGATGAAATCTTAGATAAAACCATCTTGGGCATGTATCCACTTCATAGATCTTATGAAGAATTAAAAGAATTAATACAATCTTATAACGAACAAAGCAAAGTTATTTTTAATAGAGAGATTATTATAGACGATAAAAAGATGTGGTTTCATTCTCTAGCGACACCATTGAATGGTGGTATTTTGGTTACATCTAGAAATTCTACACCAGAAGAAGAGGCAAAAAAAATTGAGTTGACCCTAAAAAAACGTCTCGAAAACCAAAACTTAAAATTACTTGATAACCGTGCATTTCTTACAAATATCTTTAAAAGTATTTCGGATATCGTGATGCATTTTAAAAGTATTAGGGACGAAAATGATAAGATTATAGACTTTGAGATTTTATTTACCAATGAGAGAATTAGCACAATTACCCGCGATACTGCAGAAGAAATTAAAAATAAAAAAGTATCGGATATATATCCAAATTTATTTAAGTCCAGTGTTTTTGAATATTTGGTTCATGCGATAGAAAATGACAAGCCCATTGAATATGAAGTACCTTTTAATATAGGAGGCAGAAATTATTGGTTTCATGCTACTGCCATAAAATTGGGTGATGGGGTTACGGTAACTATTAGGGATATAACGGATGAAAAGGAAAAAGCAGATAAAATAATACAATTAAATGAAGAGTTGGTTATTCAAAATTCTATTTTAACTGATGCCGAGCATATTGCCAAAACTGGTAGCTTTATTTGGTATCTGGATAACGGAACTGCCGAAATATCAGATAATTTTTATTATATGTTAGGGTATGCGCCAAAAGAATTTGAAGTTACATATGAAAGATATAGAAGATTTGTACATCCAGACGATTTGGATGAATTTGATAAAAATGAGCAAAAGGCACTAAAGGAATCTTACACAGAAGAGACTACGTATCGCGTTATAACCAAACAAGGAGCTATTAAATACTTTAAGACCAATGGTCAATTTACATTAAAAAAAGGGAATAAGGTGATGATAGGCGTTGTACAAGATGTGACCCAAACCATCGAAGCAGAAGAAAGATTATTAAAAAGTAATGTAGCATTAAAAAATAGTAATGCTGAACTCGAATCATTTAGTCGCATAGCAAGCCATGATTTACAAGAACCATTACGAAAAATACAATTGTTTGTTTTAAGAATAGAGGATCTTGATGGTAACACCCTTTCCGACAAGAGTAAAGAATACTTTAGGAAGGTGACAAATGCAGCGACACGTATGCAATCTCTTATTCAAAATTTATTAGCATACTCCAGAATAGATAGTAGCAAAAAAGATTTTGAAAAAGTTGATTTAAATCAAGTTTTAAATAAAGTTAAGGACGATTTGGTTACGGCTATAAACGATTCCAATGCAGAAGTGGTTTCAGATAAATTACCAAAAATAAAAGGTGTTGTATTTCAAATAGAGCAATTATTCACAAATATTATCTCTAACGCTTTAAAGTACAGAAATATGAGTGAGCCTACAAAAATTCAAATAAAATATAAAAAGGTAAACGCCAAAGATGTTCCTTCACTTTTCAAAACCTCAAAAAAATTCTATCATAAAATTTCTTTTCTAGATAACGGTATTGGTTTTGATTCTCAACATGCAGAAAAAATCTTTGAAGTCTTCCAACGTTTACATCAAAAAACAGAGTACTCTGGTACGGGCATTGGTTTGGCAATCTGTAAAAAAATTGTAGAAAACCATAATGGCTATATTTTAGCTAAAGGTTCGACTGGAATTGGAGCAGAATTTGTTGTTTATCTGCCCGTATAG
- a CDS encoding ABC transporter ATP-binding protein, which produces MNKKGNNAVVDIKDLKKSFGDLKVLDGITLQLHEEENLVILGKSGSGKSVLIKCIVNLLSHDEGSIKVGDYELTDISEEDLVEVRKKTGFLFQGAALYDSMTVRENLTFALSRLNEVFSKEEINNKIIEALENVNMQDSIDKMPSELSGGMKKRIGLARTLIVNPKIILYDEPTTGLDPITSNEISELINDTRSKFKNSSIIITHDINCVKKVSDRIAMIKDGKVYKEGHLEEFVTDDDPFIQSFFK; this is translated from the coding sequence ATGAATAAAAAAGGAAACAATGCAGTTGTTGATATAAAGGATCTTAAAAAAAGTTTTGGAGATTTGAAGGTGCTTGATGGCATAACGCTCCAACTTCATGAAGAAGAAAATTTAGTGATATTAGGAAAATCCGGTTCGGGAAAATCGGTGTTGATTAAGTGTATTGTTAATCTTTTAAGTCATGATGAAGGAAGCATTAAAGTGGGCGACTACGAACTGACCGATATTAGTGAAGAGGATTTAGTGGAAGTGCGTAAAAAAACAGGCTTTCTTTTTCAAGGCGCAGCCTTGTATGATTCCATGACGGTAAGAGAGAACTTGACTTTTGCACTTTCAAGATTAAATGAAGTGTTTTCTAAAGAAGAAATTAACAATAAAATTATTGAAGCTTTGGAGAATGTAAATATGCAAGACTCAATTGATAAAATGCCATCAGAATTGTCTGGAGGCATGAAAAAAAGAATTGGTTTGGCAAGAACATTAATAGTGAATCCAAAGATTATTCTTTATGACGAGCCTACTACAGGTTTAGATCCCATAACGTCTAACGAAATAAGTGAGTTGATAAATGACACCAGAAGTAAATTCAAAAATTCATCTATAATAATAACCCACGACATTAATTGTGTAAAAAAAGTGTCAGATAGAATCGCTATGATAAAGGACGGAAAAGTTTATAAAGAAGGCCATTTAGAAGAATTCGTTACTGATGACGATCCATTTATTCAATCATTTTTTAAATAG
- a CDS encoding AI-2E family transporter, whose amino-acid sequence MNIIDPKIIRQIFTLLLIILMGGLIFMEIAPYFSGVLGAIALYVLLKGFMKKLVSKGWNPNLAAALLMFASFIAIFLPISGIVLMLSNKIGKAAQSSERVIWALKTQLKDWEHYFGYNITDQIDASSISSGINKGVTSVLGGTFNTFIAVSIMYFFLFYMLTNTERLRETLIEYIPISKENIKTLGSEMDVMVRSNSIGIPLVAVAQGVVALIGFLIFGIENPFFWAVVVAFGSMIPFVGSLLGIIPVFILTLSNGSPFQAWGILLYGLIVVGSADNLIRMYVLRRLDNVHPLITLIGVIIGIPLFGFIGLVFGPLLISLFLLVVRIYRKEYAKENKGKL is encoded by the coding sequence GTGAACATTATAGACCCTAAGATAATACGTCAAATCTTTACCCTTTTATTAATCATATTAATGGGAGGGTTGATTTTTATGGAAATAGCGCCTTATTTTTCAGGTGTATTGGGAGCCATTGCTTTATACGTTTTATTAAAAGGATTTATGAAGAAGTTGGTAAGCAAAGGTTGGAATCCCAATTTGGCAGCTGCATTACTTATGTTTGCGTCTTTCATTGCCATCTTTCTTCCCATTTCGGGGATTGTTTTAATGCTAAGTAATAAAATAGGCAAAGCAGCTCAAAGCTCAGAAAGAGTTATATGGGCTTTAAAAACACAATTAAAAGATTGGGAACATTATTTTGGTTACAATATCACGGACCAAATAGATGCATCTTCAATTTCCAGTGGGATAAATAAAGGTGTTACCAGTGTTTTAGGAGGTACTTTTAATACGTTTATAGCCGTTTCGATTATGTACTTTTTTCTGTTTTATATGTTAACTAATACTGAGCGGCTTCGTGAAACTTTAATAGAGTATATTCCTATAAGTAAAGAAAATATTAAAACATTAGGTAGCGAAATGGATGTCATGGTGCGTTCTAATTCCATAGGTATTCCTTTGGTGGCTGTTGCACAAGGCGTTGTTGCATTAATAGGCTTTTTAATATTTGGTATTGAAAATCCGTTTTTTTGGGCAGTCGTGGTCGCCTTTGGCTCTATGATCCCTTTTGTTGGAAGCCTATTGGGAATAATTCCTGTTTTTATATTAACGCTCTCGAATGGGAGTCCATTTCAAGCATGGGGTATTTTATTGTATGGTCTCATAGTTGTAGGATCTGCAGATAATCTTATTCGCATGTATGTTTTGCGAAGACTGGATAATGTGCATCCTCTTATCACACTTATTGGGGTTATTATTGGTATTCCCCTTTTTGGTTTTATTGGGTTGGTTTTTGGACCCTTATTGATTAGTTTGTTCTTACTGGTAGTACGTATTTATAGAAAGGAATATGCAAAAGAAAATAAAGGTAAACTCTAA
- a CDS encoding nitroreductase family protein, which yields MKEIEEVKLENIAHTKYDILTFFKLRYSPRMFDDKHIEKTHMDQLFETIRWSPSSSNLQPWRFIYAKKGTEAYESIFDCLSDFNKRWTIHAPLLMLAAYKEKDDEGKENFHALHDLGLSLGLMTVQAQFLNIGVHHMAGVDWEKAQKVFNVPAGFHISTAIALGYYGGSLDDLPKDLKEQETAERKRIGQEKFAFKEAWNKKK from the coding sequence ATGAAAGAAATAGAAGAAGTAAAATTAGAGAATATTGCTCATACCAAATATGACATATTGACCTTTTTCAAGTTAAGGTATAGTCCTAGAATGTTTGATGACAAACACATAGAGAAGACGCATATGGATCAGCTTTTCGAAACCATTCGTTGGTCTCCCAGTTCAAGTAATTTACAACCATGGCGTTTTATTTATGCTAAAAAAGGAACTGAAGCCTATGAGTCTATTTTTGATTGTCTGAGTGATTTTAATAAAAGATGGACTATACATGCACCACTTTTAATGTTGGCAGCATACAAAGAGAAAGATGATGAAGGAAAAGAAAATTTTCATGCTTTACATGATTTAGGATTGTCTTTAGGTTTGATGACGGTACAAGCGCAATTTTTAAATATTGGAGTGCACCATATGGCAGGTGTTGATTGGGAAAAAGCACAAAAAGTATTTAATGTTCCTGCAGGGTTTCATATTAGTACGGCAATAGCCCTTGGCTACTATGGTGGGAGTTTGGATGACTTGCCCAAAGATTTAAAGGAGCAAGAAACAGCCGAGCGAAAAAGAATTGGTCAAGAAAAGTTTGCTTTTAAAGAAGCGTGGAATAAGAAGAAATGA
- a CDS encoding lipid-binding SYLF domain-containing protein has translation MKTIKKILIGCLLLIGFGAIAQSDKDKEIMADAKKAKQTLLAKDAGLEKFFKNASGYAIFPNVGKGGLIVGGASGNGVVYENGSPIGMSSLKKINIGLQAGGQAVIEVIFFETDAALEKFKKGNYEFSAEASAVIAEEGTSENANYSDGVVVFAMPKAGLMADASIGGQKFEYHPFK, from the coding sequence ATGAAAACTATAAAAAAAATACTGATAGGTTGCCTACTTCTAATAGGTTTTGGGGCCATAGCACAGAGTGACAAAGACAAAGAAATAATGGCAGATGCCAAAAAAGCAAAACAAACACTTTTAGCCAAAGATGCTGGACTGGAAAAATTCTTTAAGAATGCCTCTGGGTACGCTATTTTCCCTAATGTGGGTAAAGGTGGTTTAATTGTAGGTGGCGCTAGTGGAAATGGTGTTGTTTATGAAAATGGTTCACCAATTGGAATGTCATCTTTAAAAAAAATAAACATTGGCCTTCAAGCGGGCGGACAGGCTGTTATAGAGGTTATCTTTTTTGAAACCGATGCAGCTTTAGAAAAATTCAAAAAAGGTAATTATGAATTTTCTGCTGAAGCTTCCGCAGTAATTGCCGAAGAAGGAACATCTGAAAACGCTAATTATTCAGATGGTGTTGTGGTTTTTGCTATGCCTAAAGCTGGTCTTATGGCCGATGCTTCGATAGGTGGACAGAAATTTGAATACCATCCGTTCAAATAA
- a CDS encoding MlaD family protein codes for MNTTNNAYKIKLGIFVSIGILILFVIIFFIGSNQNLFSSKFKINTHFRNVSGLQIGSQVRFSGISVGTVESIVIINDSTVSVVAVMNKEVKQFIKKDSKASIASEGVIGNKILMISQGSSNSPQVTDGAFIKSFEPVEFEDILSSIKVSAENAEVITDELAIMLIGINEGEGTLGKLLNDEGVAKDLEKTMENLRQGSKGLEENMEAAKNNFLLRGYFKKKEREKEKAREQAEKEAAEKEAEKK; via the coding sequence ATGAATACAACTAACAACGCATATAAAATAAAATTAGGAATTTTTGTGTCCATAGGGATCCTCATACTATTTGTAATTATTTTTTTTATAGGTAGTAATCAAAACTTATTTAGTTCAAAATTTAAGATTAACACCCATTTCCGTAATGTAAGCGGACTCCAAATAGGAAGTCAGGTTCGTTTTTCAGGAATTTCAGTAGGAACTGTTGAAAGTATTGTAATTATTAATGACTCAACGGTAAGTGTTGTAGCTGTGATGAATAAAGAGGTAAAGCAATTTATTAAAAAAGACAGTAAAGCCTCTATAGCATCTGAAGGGGTCATTGGAAATAAAATTTTAATGATTTCACAAGGAAGTTCAAACTCACCGCAAGTTACAGATGGTGCTTTTATTAAATCTTTTGAGCCCGTAGAATTTGAAGATATTTTATCATCCATTAAAGTGAGTGCCGAAAATGCAGAAGTCATAACCGACGAATTGGCTATCATGTTAATTGGTATCAATGAAGGGGAAGGCACTTTAGGGAAATTACTAAATGATGAAGGTGTGGCCAAGGATTTGGAAAAGACGATGGAGAATTTAAGACAGGGTTCTAAAGGATTGGAGGAAAACATGGAAGCAGCAAAAAACAATTTTCTTTTAAGGGGTTATTTTAAAAAGAAAGAAAGGGAAAAGGAAAAAGCAAGGGAACAGGCAGAAAAAGAGGCAGCAGAAAAAGAGGCAGAAAAGAAGTAA
- a CDS encoding DUF7218 family protein gives MDIPSIKNEDQYEALREKGYSKQKAARIANTPDAGKKGGKAKPYEKWTKTALYKQAKNVGIKGRSRMDKSELIYSLRNN, from the coding sequence ATGGATATTCCAAGTATAAAAAATGAAGATCAGTACGAGGCACTTCGGGAGAAGGGGTACAGCAAACAAAAAGCAGCACGAATTGCCAATACACCCGATGCAGGTAAAAAGGGAGGTAAGGCAAAGCCTTATGAAAAGTGGACTAAAACCGCATTATATAAGCAAGCTAAGAATGTAGGTATAAAAGGGCGGTCTAGAATGGATAAGTCAGAACTTATTTATTCCCTTCGAAATAATTAA
- a CDS encoding response regulator, which yields MNDNLLNIVLADDDEDDRMLFSEAIDEIAVPAKLSLFKHGQELLDYLTQPYIKLPNLIFLDLNMPIKNGMQCLLEIRNNPKLKDIYIAIYSTSSSNQDIEDAFSNGADIYINKPNCFNKLKEMVEKVIRLNWKNHTSNLNKDTFLFRM from the coding sequence ATGAATGATAATCTATTAAACATTGTTTTAGCAGATGATGATGAAGACGATAGAATGTTATTTAGTGAAGCCATAGATGAAATAGCAGTGCCTGCTAAATTATCGCTCTTCAAACATGGCCAAGAATTATTGGATTATCTTACTCAGCCCTATATTAAGCTTCCAAATTTGATTTTTTTAGATTTAAATATGCCCATAAAAAATGGGATGCAATGTTTACTTGAAATTCGAAACAATCCTAAATTAAAAGACATATACATAGCTATATATTCCACCTCATCATCTAATCAGGATATTGAAGATGCGTTTTCAAATGGTGCCGATATTTATATAAATAAACCTAATTGTTTTAATAAATTAAAAGAAATGGTAGAAAAAGTTATTCGTCTCAATTGGAAGAACCATACCTCTAATTTAAATAAAGATACTTTTCTATTTCGCATGTAA
- the tamL gene encoding translocation and assembly module lipoprotein TamL, whose amino-acid sequence MRFYKYILLFFLVSMLLNCSGTRHVPEGDLLYVGHTIDIEKGKEPRKIRRTIKSELDELIRPKPNKSIIGMRPSIFFYNIFDKVKKDKGFRYWVKYKLGQEPVLMSKVDLEYNRKVVQNHVENKGFFNAESKADSTRIGKKAKANYSVKLHNQYKIKKVVFPKDSILLSKEINKLKEESLLKVGKPYDLNTIKNERARIDAHLKERGFYYFNENYLLVQVDSTVANHEVDLIVKIKNDIPQKAKNQYSINNIFVYPSFNLRRDTVATTKMDTLKYKDFTIIDNKTVFKPLIFEKTLLFDKGDLYNRTMHNLSLNRLITLGTFKFVKNEFKETDAVNNQLDAYYYLTPLPKKSIQVEALAKTNSANYSGTELNINWSNRNTFKGAELLKISGFAGLEVQISGLNKGYNIYRFGGDASLVWPRFISPFKMTSGSAYVPNTKVSMGYEYQLRTKLYSLRTFNGLFGYVWKENERKEHNLNVVNIAYTSSNNVSDLYKQQIADNPSLQKVIDKQLIFGTTYSYTYTNTMLKNKTNNIYFKGGIDLSGNAIGLILGANDSDNPKTILGVPFSQYSKLELEFRHYYNFGKETTLASRIIAGAGIPYGNSKELPFIKQFFIGGTNSIRAFRARSIGPGTFNGNEVTNTFLPDQSGDIKLEFSTELRTKIYKLVKGAVFIDAGNIWLLNTNDEKPGAKFSGQFLNELAVGTGLGLRFDFNFLVLRTDFAFPLRKPYLPKGDRWVFDAINFGSSAWRKENLIFNLAIGYPF is encoded by the coding sequence ATGAGATTTTATAAGTACATACTATTATTTTTTTTAGTTTCCATGCTGTTGAATTGCAGTGGGACACGACATGTTCCCGAAGGAGATTTATTGTATGTTGGCCATACTATTGATATTGAAAAAGGTAAAGAGCCAAGAAAAATCAGGAGAACCATAAAATCTGAATTGGATGAATTAATTCGTCCAAAACCCAACAAATCCATTATAGGAATGCGCCCCAGTATCTTTTTTTACAACATATTTGATAAAGTAAAAAAAGATAAAGGTTTTAGATATTGGGTTAAATATAAATTAGGGCAAGAACCTGTTTTAATGAGTAAAGTCGATTTGGAATACAACCGAAAAGTGGTTCAAAACCATGTTGAAAATAAAGGTTTTTTTAATGCTGAATCTAAAGCCGATTCTACAAGAATAGGTAAAAAAGCAAAAGCCAATTATAGTGTTAAATTACACAATCAATATAAGATTAAAAAAGTTGTTTTTCCGAAGGATTCCATACTTTTAAGTAAAGAAATTAATAAGCTGAAAGAAGAAAGCCTTTTAAAAGTAGGAAAGCCGTATGATTTGAATACTATTAAAAATGAAAGAGCAAGAATTGATGCCCATTTAAAAGAAAGAGGTTTTTATTATTTCAATGAAAACTATCTTTTGGTTCAAGTAGATAGTACGGTTGCCAATCATGAAGTAGATTTAATTGTAAAAATTAAAAACGATATTCCCCAAAAAGCTAAAAATCAATATAGTATCAATAATATTTTTGTGTATCCCAGTTTCAATTTAAGAAGAGATACCGTTGCTACCACAAAAATGGATACTTTAAAATATAAAGATTTTACCATTATTGACAATAAAACTGTTTTTAAGCCTCTTATTTTTGAAAAAACCTTGTTATTTGATAAGGGCGATTTATATAATAGAACGATGCATAATCTCTCTTTAAACAGATTGATTACTCTTGGAACTTTCAAATTTGTGAAAAATGAATTTAAAGAAACGGATGCTGTTAACAATCAGTTGGATGCGTATTATTATTTAACACCGTTACCAAAAAAATCAATTCAAGTCGAAGCGTTGGCTAAAACGAATTCGGCTAATTATTCAGGAACCGAATTAAACATCAATTGGAGCAATAGAAATACATTTAAAGGAGCAGAATTACTCAAAATTTCAGGATTTGCAGGATTGGAAGTTCAAATTTCTGGACTAAATAAAGGGTATAATATATATCGGTTTGGTGGAGATGCCAGTTTGGTTTGGCCACGATTTATCTCGCCATTTAAAATGACTTCAGGCAGCGCTTATGTGCCAAATACAAAAGTTTCCATGGGTTATGAATATCAATTAAGAACCAAACTCTATTCATTAAGAACATTCAATGGTTTGTTTGGATATGTATGGAAAGAAAACGAGCGAAAAGAACATAACCTTAATGTCGTCAACATCGCTTATACGTCATCCAATAATGTGTCCGATTTATACAAACAACAAATTGCCGATAATCCGTCTTTACAGAAAGTCATTGACAAACAACTCATTTTTGGCACGACTTATTCGTATACCTACACCAATACCATGCTGAAAAATAAAACAAATAACATCTATTTTAAGGGAGGTATCGATTTATCGGGTAATGCCATAGGATTAATCTTAGGGGCTAATGATAGCGACAATCCCAAAACTATATTAGGAGTTCCCTTCAGTCAATATTCAAAACTAGAACTGGAATTTCGTCATTATTATAACTTTGGAAAAGAAACCACACTTGCCAGTAGAATTATTGCTGGGGCAGGAATTCCGTATGGAAATTCTAAAGAGTTGCCTTTTATAAAGCAATTTTTTATAGGAGGTACCAATAGCATTCGGGCTTTTAGGGCAAGGTCTATTGGCCCGGGAACATTTAATGGCAACGAAGTGACCAATACGTTTTTACCAGACCAATCGGGCGATATAAAGTTGGAGTTCAGCACGGAATTACGAACCAAAATATACAAATTAGTAAAAGGAGCTGTGTTTATTGATGCGGGCAATATATGGTTATTAAATACAAATGATGAAAAGCCGGGAGCCAAATTTTCTGGTCAGTTTTTAAACGAGTTGGCCGTAGGTACTGGTTTGGGATTACGATTCGATTTCAATTTTTTGGTGCTTCGAACCGATTTTGCTTTTCCTTTAAGGAAACCATATTTACCAAAAGGCGACAGATGGGTTTTTGACGCTATTAATTTTGGGAGTAGTGCATGGAGAAAGGAAAACCTGATTTTCAATTTAGCAATAGGCTATCCTTTTTAA